The genome window AAAGCAGGATTAAGCTTGCAAGAGGCTATTTTAGAGTTTGCAAGATCAAATCATGATATATACGTAGCTAAAATATTTAGCGTGATTTATAATAAACTCAAAAATGGAAGCTCTTATAATGAAGCTTTTAGAGGTATTTTAAATTCTAGAGAATGTGCTGTTTTAAAAATTTGTGATGGTAATGAGGATTTGTATAAGGCTTTTGAGATTATCATTAATCTAAAAGAGAAAAATCTTCATAGTTTTAAGCAGTTTAAAAAGGCTATAACTTATCCACTTTTTGTTTTTATATGTATTATTTTAGCTTTTTTTGTACTGATGATTTTGGTTTTGCCTGAATTTAAAACTTTATTTTTGCAACTTGAATTAGATTTGCCAAAAATCACACAAATTCTTTTTATTTTAGGAGATTTTTTTAAACATTTTTATGTATTTATTTTATTAGGTATGGGATTTTTTATAATGCTTGCTTATTCTTTTAGGAAGTCTTTATTTTTTCATGAAATTCTTTTTTACTCTCCCGTTTTTGGAAAAATAATATTTTATCAAGATAAATTTTGTTTTTTCTTGATTTTTTCATATTTATTA of Campylobacter lari contains these proteins:
- a CDS encoding type II secretion system F family protein, whose product is MKKFIIFYALNKEQKQCIIKAKNLYEARNIAQKSFENIISVEECLGATKHKIKEEELIFILKDLNMILKAGLSLQEAILEFARSNHDIYVAKIFSVIYNKLKNGSSYNEAFRGILNSRECAVLKICDGNEDLYKAFEIIINLKEKNLHSFKQFKKAITYPLFVFICIILAFFVLMILVLPEFKTLFLQLELDLPKITQILFILGDFFKHFYVFILLGMGFFIMLAYSFRKSLFFHEILFYSPVFGKIIFYQDKFCFFLIFSYLLKAGVDIKRAFELACEGIENQFFKNKMFVAKTSFESGFDLAQAFSNTRLFDSFVIRMLNLALKSSKLDESTYELALFYEYKKENYTQRLLTILEPLMTIFMASLILVLALGVFLPMWQISQGI